The genomic window CGGGATCCAGACCATAAGTTGCGCAAATTCTACTTCCGCGGGTGCGCTCATAGGGTTCACTGCCAGAATTGGCATTGCGTGGAAAAGATAGCGCGTATTGTAAAACTCCGCCAACGCGTTTTCCTCGGCCAGATTAATGCTGACGGCCACACTGGCATGAAATTCAGCCAGCGTAATATCGCGGTTCTCGTTGAATACTCTAATCATATTTTCTTCAAGGGTAAATCTTTGGAAAAATAGCCTATACAATAAATCACCGACCAGAAACTTTTGTATGTTCTCTGTTAGGTATTCATCATGTTTCTCGCCATAAAGTCCTGTACCGTAGAGAGCAATATGCACGATGTCCAATTGGGCATCGGGTTGCGCGTAAAGTAGTTTCAATGCTGCCAGGGTGAGATGGAATTCGTGAAAATGGTGCGGTAATGACGGACAGTGGGCGATAAAATATCCTGATAATCATTTGTATAATAATATTGTCGATTTGCGATGACTATCCCTGGCGCTGCTACTCTGACGATGGGGACGAATGATGCCGCGCAAGCCCTGGCGGGTAATGGCCTTTTGCCTACGGCGCTGATGTAGGCCGCAATAATTTCCTGGTCTGCGCGTTGTTTACTGCCCGAACGGCGATGGCGATCACCCGTTGCCGTTTAGGGCGTAGCGGGATGAACGACGGTATATCCTGCAAGTTTGTAAGCTGATAGCGTATTTTTACTATGGCTGCGCTGATTCGCTGCCGGCAATGCTTGACCCTGAACGGGAAGCAAAATTTGCAAAGCGCCGTAATGAGTATTGTTGAGCGAAACACACCGGCGTGTTTCGGCCGACGGCCGTCTATACGGCAATTATGACATTGGCCAGGGGCATATTCGTCACCTGTTGAATTGACGTATTCATTAAAAATCAAATTACATGTTTCCCATCGGGGGGTAAATAGGCTTAATAGCTAATTTATCTTGTCATCTCTTTCATTAAACTTCTTATTTTATAAGTTAATATCATTGTGATAATGCTACTGTTTATCCCATGGTGGCTGATGATATTCCTCGGCTTTGACCATTGCGCCCGTGCGCCTTACTCCGCTTGTGCTGATAGCTTGACATTCAGGGCGCGAATGCTCCTTGCCACCCTGCGCTGCAGCACGCGAAAATAAACGGTGATCTCCATCTGTTCCCCGCAACGGATGCCCTAACTGCCCTGAGTGCCCCGCATGCCTGAAAGCGGCGGCCGCCGTTGCTAACCCCCTTCCCGTTTGTCTTCGCTGACTTTATTACGCTTGCTTTTCCGCCTTATTACGCCTTTGTGGGTGTGTGGCTTAACGCCGCGTGTTTTTCTTGTCGAGTAACCGGTGGTAAAGACACAACATTTTTATATACCCGCCCCGGCAATATTGACGATATTTTTATTTTAATTTTTTTAGACTTTTCCTCACGCCAACTCATTTGGAGAATCGCCGTGAATATAGGGGTGATCGCCGGCATTGTGCTGGTGTTTTTGCTATTGGCCTATTTATTTTATGCCCTGTTCCGGGCGGAGGAATTCTGATGGCAGCCGAAGCGTTTTTATTGCTGGCCAGTTTTTTAGCGGTGCTGCTGGTGCTGGCGTAGCCGCTGGGACGATTGATGACAGGGCTGGTGCTCGAAAGCCCGCTGCCGCTAACGGCGGCCTTTGAGCGTACGCTCTGGCACCTGTGCGGAATAGCCGATGGCGCCATGCGCTGGTGTCATTACCTGTGTGCCATTCTGGTATTCAACCTGTTGGGCGGAGCGCTGCTGTTGGCGATTTTGCTGTTGCAGGGCGTGCTGCCCCTTAATCCGCAGCATTTGCCGGGCTTGTCCTGGCATTTGGCGTTAAATACCGCGATAAGTTTCGTCACCAATACCAACTGGCAATCCTACGCCGGTGAAACCACCATCAGCTATTTCAGCACCTTGGCCGGTCTCGCCGTGCAGAATTTCCTGTCGGCGGCGACCGGGATTGCGGTGTTGTTCGCTCTGATTCGGGGCTTTGCCCGACACAGCACGCAATATCTCGGCAATGCCTGGCGTGATCTTGTTCGTATCACGCTTTATGTGTTACTGCCGTTATCGCTTCTGCTGGCGCTGTTTTTCGTCAGCCAGGGGGTGATACAAAACCTCAGCCCCTACCTGACGGTGACGACACTTGAAGGCGCGCAGCAGACGCTGCCCCAATGGGGCCGGTCGCCTCACAGGAAGCGATTAAAATGCTCGGCACCAACGGCGGCGGCCTGTTTAACGCCAACTAGGCCCATCCTTTTGAAAATCCGACCGCGCTGACCAATTTTGTGCAGATGCTGGCAATTTTTCTTATCCCGGCGGTGGTGATTCTGGCCGAGGTGCACGGCAACCCGCATTTAGCGGCGTTGGGGGCGAATAGCGCGATGAATTGGGAAGGTAAGGAAAGCCGGTTTGGCATTCTGAATTCCAGCTTATTTGCCGTCATCACCACCGCGGCTTCCTGCGGTGAGGTCAATGCGATGCATGACTCCTTCACCGCCCTTGGCGGCCTGGTCACGCTCTGGCTGATGCAACTCGGCGAAGTGGTGTTTGGTGGAGTCGGCTCGGGGCTGTACGGCATGTTGGTCAATGTGCTGCTGGCGGTATTCATTGCCGGATTAATGATCGGCCTCACGCCGGAGTATTTAGGCATGCCGGAAATGAAGATGGCGGCCATCTATATCCTCATCACCCCCTCGCTGGTGCTGCTCGGGACGGCGCTGGCGATGATGACCGACGCGGGGCGCGCTGGCATGCTTAATCCAGGGGCGCATGGTTTCAGCGAGGTGCTGTATGCGGTGTCCTCCGCAGACAATAATAATGGCAGCGCGTTTGCCGGTCTCTCTGCCAATACCCCGTTTTGGAATCTCTTACTGGCGGCTGCCATGTTGCTTGAGCGTTTCGCGCCTTTTGTGCCGCTCATGATCATTGCCGGGTCGCTGGCCGGCAGGCAAACGCAGCCCGCCAGTCCGGGGACGCTGCCGACCCATGGCGCGCTGTTTGTCGCTCTCATTATCGGCACGGTATTGCTGATAGGGGCGCTGACATTTATTCCGTCGCTGGCTCTGGGGCCTATTGTTGAACATTTGCAATTAACGGGTCGCTAATTGCCGGAGAATATTCCCTATGGGACATCAATCTTTTTCCCCTCAGCGCAGCGCGCTGTGGCGTATAGCGTTAGTCGCGGCGCTGTGTAAGCTCGATCCCCGGGTGCAGTATCGCAATCCGGTGATGTTTGTGGTGTATCTGGGCAGTATTCTGACGACGTGTCTGGCCATCGCTACGGTGCAGGATGCCGTCGGCGGGCCGTTTGGTTTTACCCTTGCCATTAGCGTGTGGCTCTGGTTCACCGTCCTGTTCGCCAACTTCGCCGAAGCGCTGGCGGAGGGGTGCAGCAAAGCACAGGCGGAAAGTCTGAAAGGCATCAAACGCACCAGTTGGGCGCAGAAACTGGCCGCGCCACAGGTGGAGGCCCAGCGACAGAAGGTGGCGGCGGACAGCCTGCGTAAAGGCGATTACGTGCTGGTGGAGGCGGGCGATATTATCCACTGCGACGGGGAAGTGCTGGCCGGCGGCGCCTCGGTGGATGAAAGCGCGATTACCGGTGAATCGGCGCCCGTCATCCGCGAAGCCGGCGGCGATTTTGCCTCGGTTACCGGCGGTACGCGTATCTTATCCGACTGGCTGATTATCCAATGCAGTGTCAATCCAGGTGAAACCTTCCTGGATCGGATGATCGCCATGGTGGAGAACGCCCAGCGCCGTAAAACGCCTAATGAGGTCGCGCTGACTATCTTGTTGATCTCATTGACCATCGTCTTTCTGCTAGCGACCGCTACCCTCTATCCGTTTTCCGCCTGGAGAGGGACGCCGGTCAGCGTGACGGTACTGGTGCTGCTGCTGGTGTACCTTATTCCGACGACTATCGGCGCATTGCTCTCCGCGATAGGTATCGCCGGCATGAGCCGCATGCTGGGTGCGAATGTGATTGCGACCAGTGGCCGGGCGGTGGAGGCCGCCGGCGATGTGGATGTTCTGCTGATGGACAAGACCGGCACTATTACTCTGGGTAATCGCCAGGCCAGCCAGTTTTTGCCGGCGCAGGGGATCTAGGAGGATGCGCTCGCCAGCGCGGCACAGCTCACGTCGCTGGCGGATGAAACGCCGGAGGGGCGCAGTATCGTCATTTTGGCTAAAACGAAATACAACCTGTGTGAACGCAGTCTGCAAAGTCTGAATGCTACCTTTATTCCCTTTTCCGCCCAGACGCGCATGAGCGGCGTGAACATCGGGCAGAAAATACTGCGCAAAGGGCGGTGGACGCCATTCGCCGCCACGTGGAAAGCAATGGCGGGCATTTTCCGCGGGATGTGGAAGCGCAGGTGGAGGCGGTAGTGCGCCAGGGGGAAACGCCGCTGGTGGTGGCTGAAGATAACACCGTGATGGGCGTGGTGGCACAGAAGGATATCGTTAAGGGCGGCATTAAGGAACGTTTTGCCGAGCTGCGCAAAATGGGCATCAAAACGGTCATGGTAACCGGCGACAACCCCTTGACCGCGGCGGCGATGAATTCGGGCACTCAGGCCGCCAAAGAAGCGGGCAATATGGTCGATTTGGACTCCAACCCTACTAAGCTGCTGGAAGTGGTGCATATCGGCAAGCAAATGCTGATGACGCGCGGCTCGCTGACCACCTTCAGTATCGCCAACGATGTGGCGAAATATTTCGCCATTATTCCGGCGGCGTTCGCGGTGACCTATCCCGCCTTGAACCGGCTGAATGTCATGGGGCTGCATTCGCCGACTTCGGCCATTCTGTCGGCGGTAATTTTCAACGCGCTTATCATTGTGTTGCTGATTCCGCTGGCGTTAAAGGGAGTAAGTTATCGACCGATGTCCGCGGCGCTGCTGCTGCGCCGTAATCTATGGATTTATGGCGCGGGGGGACTGCTGGTCCCGTTTATCGGTATCAAACTGATTGATGTCCTGTTGACCGTTATGGGGTTGGGGTAAGGAGTCTGATGATGAAGTTGTTACGTCCCGCGCTTTCCGTGTTTTTCCTGCTGGTGCTGGTGACCGCCGTGGCCTATCCTTTGGTCGTCACCGGCCTCGCCCAATGGTGGTTTCCCGGCGCTGCGCAAGGTTCGTTAGTCACGCAAGACGGTCAGCCGTGCGGTTCCGTGCTGATTGGTCAGACGTTTACCCGCGCCGGCTACTTTCAGGGGCGGCCCTCGGCGACGGCGGACACGCCGTATAATGCGCCGGCTTCGTCGGGCAGTAACCTGGCGGTCAGTAACCCGGCCCTGGATGATGCGGTCAAACAGAGGGTGACAGCCCTGCTGCAGGCCAACCCGCACGCCGATGCGCCGGTGCCGGTTGAGCTGGTTACCGCCTCCGCCAGCGGTCTGGATCCCCATATCAGTCCCGCCGCCGCGCTGTGGCAGATTCCGCGCGTGGCCGAGGCGCGTCACTTGCCCCAGGCGGAGCTGCGCCGCCTGGTGGACGATAACACCACTCGGCCGCTGCTGTATTTTATCGGCGAGCCGGTAGTGAATGTGCTTAAGCTGAATATGGCGCTGGACGCGCGACAAAAAGGTTAAGGAATCTGCATGACGGATGAACCCCTGCGTCCCGATCCGGACGTATTGCTGGCGCAGGCCGATAATGACGGCCGCGGTAAGCTGAAAATCTATTTTGGTGCCTGCGCGGGGGTGGGTAAAACCTGGGCAATGCTACAGGAGGTGTGCCGGCTGAGGGCGCAGGGGCTGGATGTGGTGGCAGGCGTCGTGGAAACCCACGGCCGTCAGGAGACCGCGGCGCTTCTGGAGGGGTTGGAGGTGCTCAAGCCGCGAGTCACCGGTCGGCGACGCCAGCAGGCGTTCGATCTGGACGCCGCGCTGGCGCGACACCCCGCAGTCATTCTGATGGACGAGCTCGCCCATTCCAATGCGCCGGGCGTCCGGCATCCCAAACGCTGGAAGGATATTGAAGAACTTCTTAAAGCGGGCATCGATGTCCTGACTACCGTGAACGTGCAGCATCTGGAAAGCCTGAATGACGTGGTCAGCGGCGTGACCGGCGTGCGGGTGCGGGAAACGGCATCGGATCCGTTTTTCGACGCCGCCGCGGAAGTGGTGCTGGTAGATTTGCCGCTGGACGATTTGCTGGTGCGGCTCAAACAGGGCAAGGTGTACGTCGGCGACCGCGCTGAACGGGCGATCGAGAATTTTTTCCGCAAAGGGAATTTGTTTGCGTTACGCGAGCTGGCGCTGCGGCGCACGGCCGATCGCGTCGATGGTCAGATATGCGCCTGGCGGGACGCCCGCGGACGCGAGGAGAAAGTCTGGCATACGCGGGATGCGGTGCTATTGTGCATCGGCGCCAGTACCGGCAGCGAAAAGCTGGTTCGCACCGCAGCAAGGCTGGCCGCCAAACTCGGCAGCGAGTGGCATGCCGTTACGGTTGAGACGCCGACGCTCTACCGCCGGGGAGAAGCGCAACGGCGCGTGACGCTGCGTACGCTGCAGCTGGCGCAAAAGATGGGCGCCGTCACCGCTACCCTGTCGCGGACCCCGACGAGGCAATGGCGGTGCTGCGTTACGCGCGCGAGCATAATTTGGGCAAAATTATCCTGGGCCTGCCGCCGCAGCGCCGCTGGCGTTTCGCCAACCGTTTCACCCGTCGCCT from Sodalis glossinidius str. 'morsitans' includes these protein-coding regions:
- the kdpF gene encoding K(+)-transporting ATPase subunit F, coding for MLTPFPFVFADFITLAFPPYYAFVGVWLNAACFSCRVTGGKDTTFLYTRPGNIDDIFILIFLDFSSRQLIWRIAVNIGVIAGIVLVFLLLAYLFYALFRAEEF
- the kdpC gene encoding potassium-transporting ATPase subunit KdpC, encoding MKLLRPALSVFFLLVLVTAVAYPLVVTGLAQWWFPGAAQGSLVTQDGQPCGSVLIGQTFTRAGYFQGRPSATADTPYNAPASSGSNLAVSNPALDDAVKQRVTALLQANPHADAPVPVELVTASASGLDPHISPAAALWQIPRVAEARHLPQAELRRLVDDNTTRPLLYFIGEPVVNVLKLNMALDARQKG